From a single Cryptococcus neoformans var. neoformans B-3501A chromosome 3, whole genome shotgun sequence genomic region:
- a CDS encoding hypothetical protein (Match to ESTs gb|CF184721.1|CF184721, gb|CF184720.1|CF184720; HMMPfam hit to HpcH_HpaI, HpcH/HpaI aldolase family, score: 170.2, E(): 4.2e-48) — MESKTFLKNALAQKKPGLGFWCTLPGAATVATALSAGGFNWTLIDAEHGMITDKDYFELVTTVTSLGASPIIRIPWNEEWMIKRALDAGAQGVMTPMCHSAEDAKRIVSYSKYPPTGSRGYGPMFCPPVFGCKGSDYDAGADKNLLVIVQIESRKGVENVEEIAKVEGLDCLFIGPFDLSKQMNVPFGGEEHEAAIEKTLQAAHSAGKIAAIFCSNGEIARKRLAQGFDMVSIAVDSSCLAAEMERQLSLVTGEAGKGDRSYS; from the exons ATGGAATCTAAGACTTTCCTCAAGAACGCTCTTGCTCAGAAAAAGCCAGGGCTCGGTTTCTGGTGCAC TCTTCCTGGAGCCGCGACCGTAGCTACAGCCCTTTCGGCTGGTGGCTTTAACTGGACTCTGATTGATGCCGAGCACGGCATGATTACGGACAAGGATTATTTCGAG CTTGTTACCACAGTCACTTCTCTTGGAGCCTCACCAATTATTCGAATTCCCTGGAACGAAGAATGGATGATCAAAAGAGCTCTAGATGCTGGAGCCCAAGGAGTCATGACTCCAATGTGTCACTCTGCC GAGGATGCTAAGAGAATTGTTTCTTACTCTAAATACCCTCCAACCGGTTCTCGAGGCTACGGCCCGATGTTTTGTCCCCCGGTCTTCGGATGCAAAGGGTCCGACTATGATGCAGGGGCAGACAAAAACCTCCTAGTTATCGTGCAGATTGAATCCAGAAAAGGAGTCGAGAACGTCGAGGAAATTGCCAAGGTAGAAGGCCTGGACTGCTTATTCATCG GTCCATTTGATCTGTCAAAGCAAATGAACGTCCCCTTCGGTGGAGAGGAACATGAAGCCGCGATTGAGAAGACTCTCCAAGCAGCGCACAGTGCTGGCAAGATCGCCGCCATCTTCT GTTCCAATGGTGAAATTGCCCGCAAACGCCTTGCTCAAGGCTTTGACATGGTATCAATAGCTGTTGACAGTTCTTGCCTAGCAGCGGAAATGGAAAGACAATTAAGCTTGGTGACGGGTGAAGCAGGTAAAGGTGACAGGTCTTATTCGTAG
- a CDS encoding hypothetical protein (Match to EST gb|CF190749.1|CF190749), whose amino-acid sequence MFDFIFTFFLATAILAAVMALSVAITLPFAGALVRWRANYNPLAVGLDQESRVGPTLTTLFGTMKRIKRLEGWQGLWKGMYPTLMYSTLLSVLSIVFVGGSATKGPKNAYSVPEAGGVLMAIFTILLTIISLPMTILINRAIITPYKLPNSVKGSLRILLTPLELSKPYTLYLTPGLLATTMTHVVCATLLARTTRIFFLGVSSVTNDETVGNIAWWRWILYLAWQCLSTLWFTPLEVIATRLSVQPNNSGDALSTEEEAPEGVSFCGAGEDVIGLRPSTEPYLGMADCAKKIIEEEGWASLYRGFLFTMLGSVFGSTV is encoded by the exons ATGTTCgacttcatcttcaccttcttccttgccacTGCAATATTGGCCGCCGTCATGGCACTGTCGGTGGCCATTACACTGCCATTCGCTGGTGCTCTTGTCAGGTGGCGCGCAAATTACAATCCCCTTGCGGTGGGTTTAGACCAAGAATCCCG TGTCGGACCAACACTTACCACGCTGTTCGGGACTATGAAACGCATCAAGAGACTTGAAGGCTGGCAAGGATTGTGGAAAG GAATGTATCCCACCCTGATGTACTCTACTCTCCTTTCGGTACTATCAATCGTTTTTGTTGGGGGATCCGCAACGAAAGGACCGAAAAACGCGTACAGCGTACCAGAAGCTGGAGGCGTTTT AATGGCAATTTTTACGATTCTCCTCACCATAATCAGCTTGCCAATgaccatcctcatcaatcG CGCGATTATCACCCCATACAAACTTCCCAACTCAGTTAAGGGATCGCTGCGCATCCTATTAACCCCCCTCGAACTGTCAAAACCCTATACGCTGTATCTGACACCTGGTCTCCTGGCCACTACAATGACTCATGTCGTGTGTGCCACGCTATTAGCCAGGACAACGCGCATTTTTTTCTTGGGCGTCTCCTCGGTGACCAACGATGAGACGGTAGGGAACATCGCTTGGTGGCGTTGGATCCTCTACCTTGCCTGGCAATGCTTATCCACTCTTTGGTTCACTCCTCTTGAAGTCATCGCCACGAGGCTATCAGTGCAGCCAAACAATTCTGGTGATGCTTTGTCtactgaagaggaagctcCTGAAGGAGTTTCTTTCTGTGGAGCTGGTGAAGATGTGATTGGTTTGCGACCTTCCACTGAACCGTATTTAGGTATGGCCGATTGTGCAAAGAAAATcatcgaagaagaggggtGGGCAAGTCTCTACCGCGGATTTTTATTCACCATGCTTGGAAGCGTGTTCGGGAGTACAGTATAA
- a CDS encoding hypothetical protein (Match to ESTs gb|CF185778.1|CF185778, gb|CF185777.1|CF185777; HMMPfam hit to GTP1_OBG, GTP1/OBG family, score: 411.3, E(): 1.1e-120; HMMPfam hit to TGS, TGS domain, score: 137.7, E(): 2.6e-38), whose protein sequence is MTTIQKIKDIEDEMARTQRNKNTEYHLGQLKAKLAKLRRELIAPSGGGGGGPGIGFDVARSGQATVTVIGFPSVGKSTFMSKLTGTHSEAASYEFTTLTTVPGQMTYNGARIQILDLPGIIEGAKDGKGRGRQVIAVARTCNLIFIVLDVLKPLNDLAILTNELEGFGIRLNKKPPAITVKKKESGGVAITNTVPLTKIDAQEIRAVLQEYRMSNAAVSIHQPDATIEDFIDVVEGNRVYIPAIFVLNKIDAISIEELDLLYKIPNSVPISSKLWLNIDELLEVMWDKLNLVRIYTKPRGQQPDYSSPVVLQRGKCTVEDFCNAIHKEIVKQFKNAMVWGTSAKHARGQKVGLDHVLEDEDIICIFKK, encoded by the exons ATGACTACTATTCAAAAA ATCAAAGAcattgaggatgaaatGGCGAGGACGCAG CGAAACAAAAACACAGA GTATCATCTTGGGCAACTCAAAG CAAAACTTGCCAAACTGCGACGAGAACTTATCGCTCCCTCggggggtggtggaggcggaCCGGGCATTGGCTTCGACGTCGCGAGATCAGGTCAAGCAACAGTAACTGTTATCGGATTTCCCAGTGTT GGCAAATCGACATTTATGTCAAAGCTCAC CGGAACTCACTCCGAGGCAGCCTCTTATGAATTCACGACATTGACCACTGTTCCTGGACAAATGACTTACAATGGAGCTCGAATACAGATTCTTGACCTTCCTG GTATCATCGAGGGTGCCAAGGACGGTAAAGGGCGAGGTCGACAAGTCATTGCTGTCGCCAGGACTTGCAACCTTATTTTCATTGTTTTGGACGTTCTAAAACCTCTCAATGATCTCGCTATTCTCACAAATGAATTGGAAGGCTTTGGGATTCGCCTTAATAAAAAGCCACCGGCAATCACggtaaaaaagaaagaaagcgGTGGC GTCGCCATCACCAATACCGTCCCACTTACAAAGATTGATGCTCAAGAAATTAGGGCAGTATTGCAAGAATATAGGATGAGCAATGCTGCTGTGTCAATTCATCAGCCCGACGCCACTATTGAAGATTTTAttgatgttgttgagggTAACCG CGTCTACATCCCTGCCATTTTTGTTCTCAACAAGATCGATGCAATCAGTATCGAGGAGCTGGATTTGCTATATAAG ATTCCCAACTCAGTCCCTATTTCATCCAAGCTATGGCTTAACATTGATGAGTTGCTTGAAGTTATGTGGGATAAGTTGAATCTTGTGAGGAT TTATACAAAGCCTCGAGGTCAGCAACCTGATTATTCTTCTCCGGTTGTGTTGCAACGCGGAAAATGTACTGTCGAAGACTTTTGTAATGCAATTCATAAGGAGATTGTCAAGCAATTCAAGAATG CTATGGTCTGGGGAACATCCGCTAAACATGCAAGAGGCCAAAAAGTCGGACTTGA TCATGtgttggaggatgaaga CATCATCTGTATATTCAAAAAATAG
- a CDS encoding hypothetical protein (HMMPfam hit to 2-Hacid_dh, D-isomer specific 2-hydroxyacid dehydrogenase, catalytic domain, score: 63.5, E(): 5.4e-16; HMMPfam hit to 2-Hacid_dh_C, D-isomer specific 2-hydroxyacid dehydrogenase, NAD binding domain, score: 109.9, E(): 6.1e-30), which produces MPKILVTRNLGEHAMTILRQSGYDLIVNPDDAPPSREWVLNHLADPQVYAACIMHSQPSDKVDKELIATANDNLRCISTFSVGYDHIDVKAANARGIKIGHTPGVLSDAVADIAVILVLSTLRRIGEGINLVKSGNWKQQPWAPFVNCGLSIGHPSLTIGFLGFGRISQATVQRLLAFTNKEQPPRILYTSSYRRDNQDEIDAGFSKTFGVEVRREERETLASQADILIVLCDLNPSTKDLVNKNFLQKMKKSAILVNVARGPIVNSEDLHEALVSGQIFGAGLDVLTGEPDIPADHPLLTLDNCLVLPHLGSADYDTRNAMAERCVRNAIAAANGEPLVAEVKV; this is translated from the exons ATGCCCAAAATCCTCGT CACCCGTAACCTTGGAGAACATGCTATGACCATCCTACGCCAATCTGGTTACGACCTTATTGTCAATCCAGATGATGCTCCGCCCTCTAGAGAATGGGTACTCAATCACCTGGCGGATCCCCAAGTCTATGCTGCTTGTATTATGCATAGCCAGCCCAGTGACAAGGTCGACAAGGAACTCATTGCAACCGCCAATGACAACTTGCGCTGTATTTCTACCTTCTCTGTTGGATATG ACCACATCGATGTGAAAGCCGCCAATGCGCGAGGAATCAAGATAGGTCACACCCCGGGTGTCCTGAGTGATGCTG TCGCCGACATTGCAGTTATCCTGGTACTCTCGACTCTACGCCGCATCGGGGAAGGCATTAACTTGGTAAAAAGTGGTAAT TGGAAACAACAACCATGGGCTCCTTTTGTCAACTGTGGCTTATCAATCGgccatccatctcttacTATTGGTTTCCTAGGCTTTGGCCGCATATCTCAGGCAACAGTTCAAAGACTCCTTGCCTTCACTAACAAGGAACAGCCTCCTCGTATCTTGTATACTTCTTCCTACCGAAGGGATAACCAGGATGAAATTGATGCCGGCTTTTCAAAAACTTTCGGAGTCGAAGTCaggcgagaagagagggaaacTCTCGCTTCTCAAGCAGACATACTCATAGTCCTGTGCGATTTAAATCCCTCAACCAAAGATTTGGTCAACAAAAACTTTCTCcagaaaatgaagaagtcaGCCATCCTTGTCAATGTTGCGCGA GGTCCTATCGTCAATTCTGAAGATTTGCATGAGGCATTAGTATCAGGTCAAATCTTCGGGGCAGGTTTAGATGTTTTGACAGGAGAACCTGATATCCCCGCCGACCATCCGCTTTTGACCCTGGACAACT GTTTGGTACTTCCGCATTTGGGCTCGGCAGATTACGATACACGAAACGCAATGGCTGAGCGTT GTGTACGCAATGCAATCGCTGCCGCCAATGGGGAACCCCTGGTGGCGGAAGTCAAGGTGTAA